Proteins encoded in a region of the Dendropsophus ebraccatus isolate aDenEbr1 unplaced genomic scaffold, aDenEbr1.pat pat_scaffold_819_ctg1, whole genome shotgun sequence genome:
- the LOC138780359 gene encoding X-ray repair cross-complementing protein 6-like — MAEWKSFYDKEEGDEDEEQEEGEGEPGEFRYGGRDCLIFLVDASKQMFKSLSDDDLPPFDIALQCIRSVYTSKIISSDRDLLAVVFFGTKESKSSDVFKHIYVLHDLDTPGAKRVLDLDKYREEKGREYFSETIGHSSEFSLGEALWHCTNLFSNVKMKMSHKRIMLFTNEDNPHAGDSAKITQAVTKAKDLRELGIFLDLMHLEKKGGFDVSRFYREIINIDDDEDLGVQFKASRKLDDLMRKVRAKENKKRSLCRLPLKLADDVYLTVGIYSLIQKANKPAPVKLYRDTNEPVKTKTRVFNKDTGSLLLPSDTKKAQTYGNRQIVLEKEETEELKRFDDPSLVLIGFKPVILLKTHHFIQPAKFVYPEESLVSGSSTLFQALLIKCLERQVMAICRYTPRRNTPPRFVALVPQEEKLDDENVQVKPPGFNLIYLPYADDIRKLDYPEVIPPSEEQVDKMKAIVHKLRFKYRSDAFENPVLQQHFRNLEALALDLMEPEPIEDLTLPKTDMIDNRLGSLAEEFKELVYPPGYNPEGKAVKRKQGGDGNQAVKKAKTETSISEADLRAHIKNGTLGKLTVPVLKELCRTFGLKGGKKQELMDALIDYFKN; from the exons ATGGCTGAATGGAAATCCTTCTATGATAAAGAAGAGGGTGATGAGGATGAAGAACAGGAAGAAGGAGAAGGGGAACCTGGCG AGTTTCGCTACGGAGGCCGGGACTGTCTCATCTTCCTCGTTGATGCGTCTAAACAAATGTTTAAGAGCCTGAGTGATGATGATTTACCGCCGTTTGACATTGCTCTGCAA tGTATCCGCAGTGTGTATACCAGCAAGATCATCAGCAGTGACCGCGATCTCCTGGCAGTGGTTTTCTTTGGCACTAAGGAAAGCAAAAGCTCCGatgtttttaaacacatttatgttCTTCATGATTTGGATACACCAG GTGCAAAGCGAGTCTTGGATTTGGATAAATACAGAGAAGAGAAGGGAAGAGAGTACTTCTCTGAAACCATCGGCCACTCATCGGAATTCTCGCTGGGGGAGGCTCTCTGGCACTGCACAAATCTCTTCAGCAACGTCAAGATGAAAATGAGTCACAAGAGAATAATGTTGTTCACCAACGAGGATAATCCGCACGCCGGGGATTCTGCCAAAATCACACAGGCCGTGACCAAGGCGAAGGACCTGCGGGAACTGG gGATTTTCTTGGACCTCATGCATCTCGAAAAAAAAGGCGGTTTTGACGTCTCTCGGTTCTATCGTGAGATCATAAATATCGATGATGATGAAGACCTTGGCGTACAGTTTAAAGCTTCCAGAAAGCTAGATGACCTCATGAGGAAAGTGCGAGCCAAGGAAAACAAGAAGAGATCATTGTGCAG ACTCCCTCTAAAGCTGGCTGATGACGTCTACCTTACCGTGGGAATATACAGCTTGATCCAAAAAGCTAACAAGCCAGCCCCTGTAAAGCTGTATCGAGACACCAACGAGCCTGTAAAAACTAAGACAAGAGTATTCAACAAGGATACAGGTAGCCTTCTGCTTCCTAGCGACACAAAGAAAGCTCAG ACATATGGTAACCGGCAGATtgtgctggagaaggaggagacagaagagCTGAAGAGGTTTGACGATCCGAGCCTTGTGCTCATTGGCTTTAAGCCTGTCATTTTGCTGAAGACGCATCATTTCATCCAGCCGGCAAAGTTTGTTTATCCAGAGGAGTCACTGGTCAGTG GTAGCAGCACATTATTCCAGGCTCTGCTCATTAAATGCCTGGAACGACAAGTGATGGCTATTTGTAGGTATACTCCCCGCCGAAATACACCACCTCGCTTTGTGGCATTAGTCCCACAAGAAGAGAAACTTGATGATGAAAATGTACAGGTGAAACCTCCAG GTTTCAATCTCATTTACTTGCCATATGCCGATGATATTCGCAAACTAGACTACCCCGAGGTGATTCCTCCTAGCGAAGAGCAGGTGGATAAGATGAAGGCGATTGTCCATAAGCTGAGATTTAAGTACAG GAGTGACGCATTTGAGAACCCTGTACTACAACAACATTTCCGTAACCTGGAAGCCCTCGCCCTCGATTTGATGGAGCCAGAACCTATTGAAGATCTAACAT TACCAAAGACAGACATGATAGATAATCGATTGGGCTCTCTGGCAGAAGAGTTCAAAGAATTAGTTTACCCTCCTGGATATAACCCTGAAGGCAAAGCCGTGAAAAGAAAACAAG GTGGTGATGGGAACCAAGCAGTAAAGAAAGCCAAGACCGAAACCTCCATTTCTGAAGCAGATCTCAGAGCCCACATCAAGAATGGAACACTGGGAAAACTCACCGTACCCGTGTTGAAGGAATTGTGTCGTACTTTTGGGTTGAAGGGTGGAAAAAAGCAGGAACTTATGGATGCACTTATAGATTACTTTAAGAATTGA